ATCCGGCCCCGTGCCAAACCAGCGGCCCAAGCGTAAGGCTGTATCACCAGAGATGCCACGCCGGCCACGAATTATCTCGGTAAGCCGATTCGACGGCACCCCCAATTCTTTTGCCAACTCGTTAGCACTCATATTGAGTGCCTTTAACTCGTCAGCCAGGTGTTCGCCTGGGTGGATGATAATTCTCGCCATCTCCAACCTCCTAATGGTAATCAACAATTTCCACGTTAAGCGGCCCAGGAGAATCTTGCGGCCATTCAAAACAAACCCGCCATTGATCGTTGATGCGGATGCTGGACTGCCCCTGGCGATTCCCTTTAAGACTCTCAAGCCGGTTGCCGGGCGTGTTCAACGCCAACAGCCGGTCAGCCGCATGAAGCCTCTCAAGCCGCAGCATGGCCTGCCGCTCAAATCCTTGAAACCTTTTGACCCGTTCGCCCTCGAAGAAGGCCCGTGTCCACTTGTCCCGGAAGCTTAAAATCATTCATCACCGCGTTAAATTGTATGTTATACG
The DNA window shown above is from Deltaproteobacteria bacterium and carries:
- a CDS encoding HigA family addiction module antidote protein; the protein is MARIIIHPGEHLADELKALNMSANELAKELGVPSNRLTEIIRGRRGISGDTALRLGRWFGTGPDIWMNLQKNYELRLAEERIGNELQKIRQHHKSEALSS
- a CDS encoding type II toxin-antitoxin system RelE/ParE family toxin, whose amino-acid sequence is MILSFRDKWTRAFFEGERVKRFQGFERQAMLRLERLHAADRLLALNTPGNRLESLKGNRQGQSSIRINDQWRVCFEWPQDSPGPLNVEIVDYH